The following coding sequences are from one Paenibacillus stellifer window:
- the atpA gene encoding F0F1 ATP synthase subunit alpha — translation MSIRPEEISTLIKSQIEQYKSDIEVAEIGTVIQVGDGIARVYGLENAMAGELLEFSNGVVGMALNLEESNVGVVILGEYTEIREGDQVKRTGRIMQVPVGEALLGRVVNPLGQPLDGKGPIETTEFRPVENNAPGVIDRKSVHEPMQTGLKAIDSMVPIGRGQRELIIGDRQTGKTAIAIDAIINQKGNGMKCIYVAIGQKQSTVAQVVETLRRHGALDYTIVVTASASEPSPLLYIAPYAGCAMGEYFMYKGEHVLVIYDDLSKQAAAYRELSLLLRRPPGREAFPGDVFYLHSRLLERAAKLSDALGGGSLTALPFIETQASDVSAYIPTNVISITDGQIFLESDLFYSGQRPAINVGISVSRVGGSAQIKAMKKVAGSLRLDLAQYRELQAFAQFGSDLDKSTQARLNRGARMMEILKQGVNQPLSVEHQVISLYTAVKGFLDDIPVKDVKRFEREFLSYMDSNVPQVAASITETKDLTADNENALKAAIEQFKKSFATS, via the coding sequence TTGAGCATCAGACCTGAAGAAATCAGCACTTTGATTAAAAGTCAGATCGAGCAGTATAAATCCGATATAGAAGTAGCCGAAATCGGAACCGTTATTCAAGTCGGCGACGGGATCGCCCGTGTATACGGTCTGGAAAATGCAATGGCCGGCGAGCTGCTGGAGTTCTCCAACGGAGTCGTAGGCATGGCGCTCAATTTGGAAGAAAGCAACGTCGGTGTTGTAATCCTCGGCGAGTACACTGAAATCCGTGAAGGCGACCAGGTGAAGCGTACGGGACGCATCATGCAGGTTCCTGTAGGCGAAGCTCTTCTGGGACGCGTCGTGAACCCGCTTGGTCAGCCGCTGGACGGCAAAGGTCCGATTGAAACGACGGAATTCCGTCCGGTCGAGAACAACGCTCCTGGCGTTATCGATCGTAAGTCGGTACATGAGCCAATGCAGACTGGTCTGAAAGCCATCGACTCGATGGTTCCGATCGGCCGCGGACAGCGCGAGCTGATTATCGGTGACCGTCAAACCGGTAAAACCGCGATCGCGATCGACGCGATCATCAACCAAAAGGGCAACGGCATGAAATGTATCTACGTTGCCATCGGACAAAAACAATCCACAGTAGCACAGGTTGTCGAAACGCTGCGCCGCCACGGCGCGCTTGATTACACGATCGTCGTTACCGCTTCGGCTTCCGAGCCGTCGCCGTTGCTCTATATCGCTCCGTATGCGGGCTGCGCAATGGGCGAGTACTTCATGTACAAGGGCGAGCACGTTCTCGTTATCTACGATGACTTGTCCAAGCAAGCTGCGGCTTACCGCGAACTGTCCCTGCTGCTCCGCCGTCCTCCGGGCCGTGAAGCATTCCCAGGCGACGTCTTCTATCTGCATTCCCGCCTTCTGGAACGCGCAGCCAAGCTGAGCGACGCACTCGGCGGCGGTTCGCTGACGGCTCTGCCGTTCATCGAAACCCAGGCTTCCGACGTATCGGCATACATCCCGACCAATGTAATTTCCATCACGGACGGCCAGATCTTCCTGGAATCCGATCTCTTCTACTCCGGTCAGCGTCCGGCTATCAACGTCGGTATCTCCGTATCCCGCGTAGGCGGCTCCGCGCAGATCAAGGCCATGAAGAAGGTTGCCGGTTCGCTCCGTCTGGACCTTGCCCAGTACCGCGAGCTGCAGGCTTTTGCCCAGTTCGGTTCCGATCTGGATAAATCCACCCAAGCCCGTCTGAACCGCGGCGCGCGGATGATGGAAATCCTGAAGCAGGGTGTCAACCAGCCTCTGTCCGTCGAACATCAGGTTATCAGCTTGTACACGGCAGTTAAGGGTTTCCTGGATGATATTCCGGTTAAGGACGTTAAACGCTTCGAAAGAGAATTCCTCTCCTACATGGACAGCAATGTGCCGCAAGTGGCCGCTTCCATTACGGAAACGAAGGACCTGACTGCTGATAACGAGAATGCCCTCAAGGCCGCGATCGAACAGTTCAAAAAGAGCTTCGCCACCAGCTGA
- the atpG gene encoding ATP synthase F1 subunit gamma has translation MARSMRDIKRQIKSVQNTRQITKAMEMVAASKLRKAQEKAEAARPYSQKLKEVVSNIAAGTNGVKHPMLVSRPVKKTGYIVVTSDRGLAGGYNANILRKVTTLIQERHKSADEYGIFVIGRKGRDHLKRRNYPIVEEVTELSDTPSFADIKSIAYSAVGQFEQGQFDEIYICYNVFVNPISQVPTVERLLPMDSVGEAAKDSQTHELKAGYEYEPSPEGVLEVLLPKYAETLIYSAILDGKASELGAKMTAMGSATKNASKMIGNLTLTYNRARQAAITQEITEIVAGANAQS, from the coding sequence ATGGCAAGAAGCATGCGTGATATCAAGCGTCAAATCAAAAGCGTCCAGAATACGAGACAAATCACCAAAGCGATGGAAATGGTCGCCGCCTCCAAGCTGAGAAAAGCGCAGGAGAAAGCGGAAGCAGCCCGCCCCTATTCGCAGAAGCTGAAAGAAGTCGTGTCGAATATCGCGGCTGGAACGAACGGTGTCAAGCATCCGATGCTGGTGAGCCGTCCTGTTAAAAAGACCGGCTATATTGTAGTCACTTCGGACCGCGGTCTCGCAGGGGGTTACAACGCCAACATTTTGCGGAAAGTGACGACTCTGATCCAGGAACGCCATAAATCGGCTGATGAGTACGGGATTTTCGTCATCGGACGCAAGGGCCGCGACCATCTCAAACGCCGGAACTATCCGATCGTCGAGGAAGTCACCGAGCTTTCCGATACGCCTTCCTTCGCCGACATCAAGTCGATCGCCTATTCGGCGGTTGGCCAATTCGAGCAGGGGCAATTCGACGAAATCTACATCTGCTATAATGTGTTCGTAAATCCGATCAGCCAAGTTCCGACAGTGGAACGTCTGCTTCCTATGGACAGCGTAGGCGAGGCGGCGAAAGACAGCCAGACGCACGAGCTGAAGGCAGGCTATGAATATGAGCCTTCGCCTGAAGGCGTGCTGGAAGTGCTGCTTCCGAAATATGCAGAGACGCTGATCTACAGCGCAATTCTGGACGGCAAGGCGAGTGAGCTTGGCGCGAAGATGACCGCGATGGGCAGCGCGACCAAGAATGCATCGAAGATGATCGGCAATCTGACGTTGACCTACAACCGTGCCCGCCAAGCAGCGATTACCCAGGAAATAACCGAAATCGTTGCCGGTGCGAACGCGCAGTCTTAA
- a CDS encoding F0F1 ATP synthase subunit delta produces the protein MSQDAVVAKRYAKALFEVALEENKTLEVEEELKALVSALASDSDLGRFISTPKISGEDKLAVLKKALEGKLSSVVINTLELLVERGRMSILAELLDSYIKIEGESLGLADATVYSTFELDERELNAVAEEFGALSGRKIRATNVIDKSLLGGLKVVIGDTLYDGSLSGKLERLEKSFNDKHRR, from the coding sequence ATGAGTCAGGATGCGGTAGTTGCCAAGAGATACGCGAAGGCTTTGTTCGAGGTAGCCTTGGAGGAGAACAAGACGCTGGAAGTGGAAGAGGAGCTGAAGGCTCTCGTATCCGCGCTGGCATCCGATTCCGACCTCGGCCGGTTCATCAGCACCCCGAAAATCTCCGGGGAAGACAAGCTGGCCGTGCTCAAGAAGGCGCTGGAAGGCAAACTGTCGAGTGTTGTGATCAATACGCTTGAGCTCCTGGTGGAGCGCGGCAGAATGAGCATCCTGGCCGAACTTCTGGACAGCTATATCAAGATCGAAGGCGAGAGCCTTGGCCTCGCCGACGCTACCGTGTACTCCACATTTGAACTGGACGAACGGGAGCTTAACGCTGTTGCCGAAGAGTTCGGCGCCTTGTCCGGCCGCAAGATCCGTGCAACGAATGTTATCGACAAGAGCCTGCTCGGGGGGCTTAAGGTTGTTATCGGCGACACGCTGTATGACGGCAGCCTCTCCGGCAAGCTGGAACGTCTGGAAAAATCCTTTAACGATAAGCACAGAAGATAG